A single Syngnathoides biaculeatus isolate LvHL_M chromosome 18, ASM1980259v1, whole genome shotgun sequence DNA region contains:
- the tmigd1 gene encoding transmembrane and immunoglobulin domain-containing protein 1 isoform X1, producing MPSCCFLVLALCAAQTLCVTIDSVPGVDGKGVILTELETTVSLVCRSGRSEDEGAELVWLRNGATVTLGEGNRKGQSGVCVMPVIHQDNGATFTCRLSANATVEASVTLNVTYPPMLSGSEAVRVEDDSPLVLDCETFANPPVSSVRWTLNGSALDLLAGGFSMTQDGFTSQLSADKAEKSKHEGLYRCIADSPVYGIKSRDFLVTVTEKTPKFPLIPLIAGAVVLCLSGLLAVVSRWKKIIKVMWYLQ from the exons ATGCCATCCTGCTGTTTCCTTGTGTTAGCGCTGTGTGCGGCCCAGACGTTGT GCGTCACCATCGACTCGGTGCCCGGCGTGGATGGCAAGGGAGTTATCCTGACCGAGCTGGAGACCACCGTGTCGCTGGTGTGTCGTAGCGGCCGCTCCGAAGATGAAGGGGCggagctggtgtggctgaggaACGGCGCGACGGTGACTCTCGGAGAGGGAAACCGCAAAGGGCAAAGCGGCGTGTGCGTCATGCCGGTCATCCACCAGGACAACGGAGCCACCTTCACGTGCCGCCTGAGCGCCAACGCCACTGTTGAGGCCTCCGTCACCCTCAACGTCACAT ATCCACCCATGCTTTCAGGATCTGAAGCAGTGCGGGTGGAGGATGACTCGCCACTGGTCCTGGACTGTGAGACCTTTGCCAACCCGCCCGTCTCCTCTGTGCGGTGGACTCTCAATGGCAGCGCTCTGGACCTCCTAGCAGGGGGCTTCTCCATGACCCAGGATGGCTTCACTAGCCAGCTCTCAGCTGACAAGGCGGAGAAGAGTAAGCACGAGGGCCTCTACCGCTGCATAGCTGACTCACCCGTCTACGGAATCAAGAGCAGGGATTTTCTCGTCACCGTCACAG AAAAGACCCCCAAGTTTCCACTCATACCCCTCATAGCTGGTGCGGTGGTGTTGTGCCTATCAGGACTCCTTGCCGTTGTTTCACGctggaaaaaaatcatcaaggTAATGTGGTACTTACAGTAG
- the tmigd1 gene encoding transmembrane and immunoglobulin domain-containing protein 1 isoform X2, which produces MPSCCFLVLALCAAQTLCVTIDSVPGVDGKGVILTELETTVSLVCRSGRSEDEGAELVWLRNGATVTLGEGNRKGQSGVCVMPVIHQDNGATFTCRLSANATVEASVTLNVTYPPMLSGSEAVRVEDDSPLVLDCETFANPPVSSVRWTLNGSALDLLAGGFSMTQDGFTSQLSADKAEKSKHEGLYRCIADSPVYGIKSRDFLVTVTEKTPKFPLIPLIAGAVVLCLSGLLAVVSRWKKIIKCCK; this is translated from the exons ATGCCATCCTGCTGTTTCCTTGTGTTAGCGCTGTGTGCGGCCCAGACGTTGT GCGTCACCATCGACTCGGTGCCCGGCGTGGATGGCAAGGGAGTTATCCTGACCGAGCTGGAGACCACCGTGTCGCTGGTGTGTCGTAGCGGCCGCTCCGAAGATGAAGGGGCggagctggtgtggctgaggaACGGCGCGACGGTGACTCTCGGAGAGGGAAACCGCAAAGGGCAAAGCGGCGTGTGCGTCATGCCGGTCATCCACCAGGACAACGGAGCCACCTTCACGTGCCGCCTGAGCGCCAACGCCACTGTTGAGGCCTCCGTCACCCTCAACGTCACAT ATCCACCCATGCTTTCAGGATCTGAAGCAGTGCGGGTGGAGGATGACTCGCCACTGGTCCTGGACTGTGAGACCTTTGCCAACCCGCCCGTCTCCTCTGTGCGGTGGACTCTCAATGGCAGCGCTCTGGACCTCCTAGCAGGGGGCTTCTCCATGACCCAGGATGGCTTCACTAGCCAGCTCTCAGCTGACAAGGCGGAGAAGAGTAAGCACGAGGGCCTCTACCGCTGCATAGCTGACTCACCCGTCTACGGAATCAAGAGCAGGGATTTTCTCGTCACCGTCACAG AAAAGACCCCCAAGTTTCCACTCATACCCCTCATAGCTGGTGCGGTGGTGTTGTGCCTATCAGGACTCCTTGCCGTTGTTTCACGctggaaaaaaatcatcaag TGCTGCAAGTGA